In Pseudomonas fluorescens, the following are encoded in one genomic region:
- a CDS encoding acyl-CoA dehydrogenase has product MGGKASFNWIDPLLLDQQLTEEERMIRDTAAQFAQQSLAPRILEAFRHEKTDPAIFREMGEIGLLGATIPEQYGGSGLNYVSYGLIAREVERIDSGYRSMMSVQSSLVMVPINEFGTEAQKQKYLPKLASGEWIGCFGLTEPNHGSDPGAMISRARKVEGGYSLTGSKMWITNSPIADVFVVWAKDDAGDIRGFVLEKGWKGLSAPAIHGKVGLRASITGEIVMDNVFVPEENIFPDVRGLKGPFTCLNSARYGISWGALGAAEFCWHTARQYTLDRQQFGRPLAATQLIQKKLADMQTEITMALQGCLRLGRMKDEGTAAVEITSMMKRNSCGKSLDIARMARDMLGGNGISDEFGVARHLVNLEVVNTYEGTHDVHALILGRAQTGLQAFY; this is encoded by the coding sequence ATGGGCGGTAAAGCTAGCTTCAACTGGATCGATCCCCTGCTGCTGGATCAACAGCTCACTGAAGAAGAACGCATGATTCGCGACACGGCTGCGCAGTTTGCTCAGCAGAGCCTTGCACCGCGCATTCTTGAAGCTTTCCGCCATGAGAAGACCGATCCGGCGATCTTCCGCGAAATGGGCGAGATCGGCCTGTTGGGCGCAACCATCCCCGAGCAGTACGGTGGCAGCGGCCTGAACTATGTCAGCTACGGCCTGATCGCCCGTGAAGTCGAGCGCATCGACTCCGGCTATCGCTCGATGATGAGCGTGCAGTCCTCGCTGGTGATGGTGCCAATCAATGAATTCGGTACCGAAGCGCAGAAGCAAAAGTACCTGCCGAAACTGGCGTCGGGCGAGTGGATCGGCTGCTTCGGCCTGACCGAGCCTAACCACGGCTCCGACCCGGGCGCGATGATCAGTCGTGCGCGCAAAGTGGAAGGCGGCTACAGCCTCACCGGCAGCAAGATGTGGATCACCAACAGCCCGATTGCCGATGTGTTCGTGGTCTGGGCCAAGGACGATGCCGGCGACATTCGCGGCTTCGTTCTGGAGAAAGGCTGGAAAGGCCTGAGTGCTCCGGCGATTCACGGCAAGGTGGGCCTGCGGGCATCGATCACCGGTGAAATCGTGATGGACAACGTGTTCGTGCCGGAAGAGAACATTTTCCCGGATGTCCGTGGCCTGAAAGGTCCTTTCACTTGCCTCAACTCGGCACGTTACGGCATCTCCTGGGGTGCGCTGGGTGCAGCCGAGTTCTGCTGGCACACCGCTCGCCAGTACACCCTGGATCGTCAACAGTTCGGTCGCCCGCTGGCCGCCACTCAGTTGATCCAGAAGAAGCTGGCCGACATGCAGACTGAAATCACCATGGCGCTGCAAGGCTGCCTGCGTCTGGGTCGTATGAAGGACGAAGGGACCGCTGCAGTCGAAATTACCTCGATGATGAAGCGCAACTCTTGCGGCAAGTCCCTGGACATCGCGCGCATGGCTCGCGATATGTTGGGCGGCAACGGCATCTCCGATGAATTCGGTGTCGCGCGTCACCTGGTCAACCTGGAAGTGGTGAACACCTATGAAGGTACTCATGACGTCCATGCGCTGATCCTCGGTCGTGCGCAAACTGGCCTCCAGGCGTTCTATTAA
- a CDS encoding diiron oxygenase, translated as MNAADYQSFADAWESRATIRTRPRRVLENDDKLIYPLSRQPLVLSETFLRACPEQRDFALVQTLYKFINDVVIFETEIVDKTARSIAKNRFAVEFPFACRYDAMTVVVDEDYHALVAMDFMQQTIAMTGIAPIELPDEIELSRAIPAAMALAPEHLRSAVELICVAIAENTVTGDVAAFAKDDTVKHSIKGLMADHLLDEGRHSGFWARLVRIYWHTASAEDRQCIAQILPVFVSHYLTNDIQKSFDFRLIDALQIKDTARHALKNEVSALAFPINRHHPLVANIVRFFHSSSLLDSPCVQTALSDYLV; from the coding sequence ATGAACGCCGCCGACTACCAATCCTTCGCCGATGCCTGGGAGAGCCGCGCGACCATCCGTACGCGCCCGCGCCGCGTGCTGGAAAACGACGACAAACTGATCTACCCCTTGAGCCGCCAACCGCTGGTGCTGAGCGAAACCTTTCTGCGCGCATGCCCGGAACAGCGCGACTTCGCCCTGGTGCAGACGCTCTACAAGTTCATCAACGATGTGGTGATCTTCGAAACCGAGATCGTCGACAAAACCGCCCGCAGCATTGCCAAGAATCGCTTCGCGGTCGAGTTCCCGTTCGCCTGCCGCTACGACGCCATGACTGTCGTGGTGGACGAGGATTACCACGCGTTGGTGGCGATGGATTTCATGCAACAGACCATCGCCATGACCGGCATCGCCCCCATTGAGTTGCCGGATGAGATCGAGCTGAGCCGGGCGATACCGGCGGCCATGGCGCTCGCACCGGAACACCTGCGTAGCGCCGTAGAACTGATCTGCGTGGCCATCGCCGAAAACACGGTGACCGGTGATGTCGCCGCGTTCGCCAAGGACGATACGGTCAAGCACTCGATCAAGGGCCTGATGGCCGATCACTTGCTGGATGAGGGGCGTCACTCCGGTTTTTGGGCGCGGCTGGTACGCATCTACTGGCACACCGCAAGTGCAGAGGACCGCCAGTGCATCGCGCAGATCCTGCCGGTGTTCGTTAGTCACTACCTGACCAACGACATCCAGAAATCCTTCGACTTCCGCTTGATCGACGCACTGCAGATCAAAGATACGGCGCGCCACGCCCTCAAGAACGAAGTGTCGGCACTGGCCTTCCCGATCAATCGCCATCACCCGCTGGTGGCCAACATTGTGCGGTTTTTCCACAGCAGCTCGCTGCTCGATTCGCCGTGCGTACAAACCGCCCTCAGCGACTACCTGGTTTGA
- a CDS encoding CaiB/BaiF CoA-transferase family protein has translation MGALSHLRVLDLSRVLAGPWAGQILADLGAEVIKVERPGNGDDTRAWGPPFLKDAYGENTSEAAYYLSANRNKQSVTIDFTRPEGQKLVRDLAAKSDILIENFKVGGLAAYGLDYESLKAINPDLIYCSITGFGQTGPYAKRAGYDFMIQGLGGLMSLTGRPEGEEGAGPVKVGVALTDILTGLYSTVAILAALAHRDHDGGGQHIDMALLDVQVACLANQAMNYLTTGNAPKRLGNAHPNIVPYQDFPTADGDFILTVGNDGQFRKFAEVAGQPQWADDPRFATNKLRVANRAVLIPLIRQATVFKTTAEWVAQLEQAGVPCGPINDVAQMFADPQVKARGLAIELPHALAGMVPQVASPIRLSETPVEYRFAPPLLGEHTLEVLQRVLGLDAGAVSAFKASGVL, from the coding sequence ATGGGCGCGCTATCGCATCTACGGGTACTGGATTTATCGCGGGTGCTGGCCGGGCCATGGGCCGGGCAGATCCTGGCCGACCTTGGCGCCGAAGTGATCAAGGTCGAGCGTCCGGGTAACGGCGATGACACGCGCGCCTGGGGACCGCCGTTCCTTAAAGACGCTTATGGCGAGAATACCAGCGAGGCCGCCTATTACTTGTCGGCCAATCGCAACAAGCAATCGGTCACCATCGACTTCACTCGCCCTGAAGGGCAGAAGCTGGTGCGTGATCTGGCGGCCAAGTCGGACATCCTGATCGAGAACTTCAAGGTCGGCGGTCTGGCGGCTTATGGCCTGGACTATGAATCGCTGAAGGCGATCAATCCGGATCTGATCTATTGCTCGATCACCGGGTTCGGCCAAACTGGTCCTTACGCCAAGCGTGCGGGTTATGACTTCATGATCCAGGGGCTGGGCGGCCTCATGAGCCTGACGGGGCGACCTGAAGGCGAAGAAGGCGCGGGGCCGGTGAAGGTTGGCGTAGCGCTGACGGACATCCTGACCGGGCTGTATTCGACTGTTGCGATCCTGGCTGCGCTTGCGCATCGGGACCACGACGGCGGTGGTCAGCATATCGATATGGCTCTGCTGGACGTGCAGGTGGCTTGTCTGGCCAACCAGGCAATGAACTATCTGACGACAGGCAATGCGCCTAAACGCCTGGGTAATGCTCATCCGAACATCGTGCCCTATCAGGATTTTCCTACGGCTGATGGCGATTTCATCCTTACCGTCGGCAACGATGGGCAGTTCCGCAAGTTCGCGGAAGTGGCCGGGCAGCCGCAGTGGGCGGACGATCCGCGTTTTGCGACCAACAAGCTGCGGGTGGCAAACAGGGCAGTACTGATTCCGCTGATCCGCCAGGCAACGGTGTTCAAGACGACCGCTGAGTGGGTGGCGCAGCTGGAACAGGCTGGCGTGCCGTGCGGGCCTATCAATGACGTGGCGCAGATGTTTGCCGACCCTCAGGTGAAGGCGCGTGGGTTGGCTATCGAGCTGCCGCATGCGCTGGCCGGGATGGTGCCTCAGGTGGCGAGCCCGATTCGACTGTCGGAAACGCCGGTGGAGTACCGTTTTGCACCTCCTCTGCTGGGTGAGCACACGCTGGAAGTTTTGCAGCGGGTGTTGGGCCTGGATGCCGGGGCGGTGTCCGCATTCAAGGCTTCGGGCGTTCTCTGA
- a CDS encoding DUF3050 domain-containing protein: MKPTKERLIQKKSELSEHPIFSEIHSLPILRRFMETHVFAVWDFMSLTKRLQQELTCMRLSWLPPQDPQAARLINEIVLGEESDDRPVQGHYSHFELYLDAMREVGACTVAIERFVALQQEGVNYDVALQSVNVDPAAANFVRHTLHTALHAPGHSVAAAFLHGRESVIPQMFRRILDDWGIGIEQAPTFRYYLERHIEVDSEDHGPAAEKLLSRLVDSDPQRQEDVYASAIAAVESRIALWDGLRLSMNESVVEMSA; the protein is encoded by the coding sequence ATGAAACCAACTAAAGAACGTCTGATTCAAAAAAAATCCGAACTTAGCGAACACCCGATCTTCTCTGAAATACATTCGCTGCCGATCCTGCGACGCTTCATGGAAACCCACGTGTTTGCCGTATGGGACTTCATGTCGCTGACCAAGCGCCTGCAACAGGAACTGACCTGCATGCGACTGTCCTGGCTGCCGCCGCAGGATCCCCAGGCCGCGCGGTTGATCAACGAGATCGTACTGGGTGAGGAGTCGGATGATCGCCCGGTCCAGGGCCATTACAGCCACTTCGAGTTGTACCTGGATGCAATGCGCGAGGTCGGGGCATGCACCGTTGCCATCGAACGCTTCGTGGCCCTGCAGCAAGAAGGCGTGAACTACGACGTGGCCTTGCAGAGCGTCAACGTCGATCCGGCGGCCGCCAATTTCGTTCGCCATACGCTACACACAGCACTGCATGCGCCGGGTCACAGTGTGGCCGCGGCGTTTCTGCACGGTCGCGAGAGCGTTATTCCGCAGATGTTCCGGCGCATTCTCGACGATTGGGGTATCGGCATCGAACAGGCGCCGACTTTCCGGTACTACCTCGAACGGCACATTGAGGTCGATTCCGAGGACCACGGCCCGGCAGCGGAAAAGCTCCTGTCGCGACTGGTCGATAGCGACCCGCAACGGCAGGAAGACGTGTACGCCAGCGCCATCGCTGCCGTGGAAAGTCGTATCGCCCTGTGGGACGGGTTGCGCCTGAGCATGAACGAATCCGTCGTGGAGATGAGCGCATGA
- a CDS encoding LysR family transcriptional regulator, which produces MRRKIPSTTALISFEAAARHESFTKAAQELSLTQGAICRQIASLEEFLSVELFRRSRRGVKLTEAGLSYSRRVATQLDAVERDTLSVMGQQGTNVIELAVVPTFGTQWLLPRLKDFQQKHPEVTVNLTNRTRPFLFADTDFDAAIYFGDADWSGTESHRLMGENPMPVCSPNLLGNKTSLTPGEIADLPLLQQTTRPYAWRQWFDSQHLNVPRDMTGPRYELFSMLAQAAMHDMGIALIPPFLIQRELKEKRLVIANPQALSSIKAYYLMIPERKVESASLRAFRDWLVNQAHSYSLEG; this is translated from the coding sequence ATGCGCAGAAAGATACCCAGCACCACCGCCCTGATCAGCTTCGAGGCAGCGGCGCGCCACGAGAGCTTCACCAAGGCCGCCCAGGAACTTTCGCTGACTCAAGGGGCGATTTGCCGACAGATCGCCAGCCTTGAAGAGTTCCTCAGCGTGGAACTGTTCCGACGCTCGCGGCGCGGGGTCAAGCTGACGGAAGCTGGTCTCTCCTACAGCCGTCGAGTGGCTACCCAACTCGATGCGGTTGAGCGCGACACCCTGTCCGTGATGGGCCAGCAGGGCACCAACGTGATCGAGTTGGCCGTGGTTCCGACATTCGGCACCCAATGGCTGCTGCCGCGACTCAAGGACTTCCAGCAAAAGCACCCGGAGGTGACGGTCAACCTGACCAACCGCACGCGGCCGTTCCTGTTCGCCGACACTGATTTTGATGCCGCCATCTACTTCGGTGACGCGGATTGGTCGGGTACAGAATCCCACAGGCTGATGGGTGAAAATCCGATGCCCGTTTGCAGCCCCAACCTGCTCGGAAACAAAACCAGTCTGACGCCCGGCGAAATCGCCGACTTACCTCTCCTGCAACAAACCACCCGCCCCTATGCCTGGCGCCAATGGTTCGACTCCCAACACCTGAATGTCCCACGAGACATGACAGGCCCCCGCTACGAGCTATTCTCCATGCTCGCCCAAGCGGCCATGCACGACATGGGCATTGCCCTGATTCCGCCGTTCCTGATTCAAAGGGAGTTGAAAGAGAAACGCCTGGTGATCGCCAACCCGCAAGCACTGTCCAGCATCAAGGCTTACTACCTGATGATTCCTGAGCGGAAGGTCGAATCCGCGTCTTTAAGGGCATTTCGTGACTGGCTGGTAAATCAGGCGCACAGCTACAGCCTAGAGGGGTAG
- a CDS encoding Re/Si-specific NAD(P)(+) transhydrogenase subunit alpha, whose translation MHIGVPLETQTGETRVAATPETIKKLIGQGHKVTVQSGAGINASVVDSAYEAAGASIGSANDAFGAELILKVVAPSDSELALIKSGTIVVGMLNPFSNETIAKMAECGITAFALEAAPRTSRAQSLDVLSSQANIAGYKAVLLAAHYYPRFMPMLMTAAGTVKAARVLILGAGVAGLQAIATAKRLGAVIEASDVRPAVKEQIESLGAKFVDVPYETDEERECAVGVGGYARPMPASWMQRQAAAVHERAKQADIVITTALIPGRKAPTLLSAQTVAQMKPGSVVIDLAAAQGGNCPLTVADQVVVENGVTIVGPTNLASAVAADASALYARNLLDFMKLLFDKEGQLVINLEDDIVAACLMCRDGQIVRKNG comes from the coding sequence GTGCACATTGGTGTTCCTCTCGAAACCCAGACCGGTGAAACACGGGTTGCTGCAACCCCGGAAACCATCAAGAAGCTGATCGGCCAGGGCCATAAGGTCACTGTACAAAGCGGCGCCGGTATTAATGCCAGCGTTGTCGACAGTGCCTATGAAGCGGCAGGCGCAAGCATTGGCAGCGCCAACGATGCGTTTGGTGCAGAGCTGATTTTGAAGGTGGTCGCTCCCAGCGACAGCGAGCTCGCACTGATCAAGAGCGGCACCATAGTGGTGGGCATGCTCAATCCGTTCAGCAATGAAACCATCGCCAAAATGGCCGAATGCGGGATTACCGCCTTTGCCCTGGAAGCCGCGCCTCGTACCTCCCGTGCTCAGAGCCTGGACGTACTGTCGTCGCAAGCCAACATCGCCGGTTACAAGGCTGTGTTGCTGGCCGCTCACTACTATCCGCGCTTCATGCCGATGTTGATGACCGCTGCGGGCACTGTGAAAGCGGCGCGCGTGCTGATCCTCGGTGCCGGCGTGGCCGGTTTGCAGGCCATCGCTACCGCGAAACGCCTGGGGGCGGTGATCGAAGCGTCTGACGTGCGTCCTGCGGTAAAAGAGCAGATCGAATCCCTCGGCGCCAAGTTCGTCGACGTGCCTTACGAGACCGACGAAGAGCGTGAATGCGCCGTCGGTGTCGGCGGTTACGCCCGTCCGATGCCGGCCAGCTGGATGCAGCGCCAGGCCGCCGCGGTGCACGAACGCGCCAAGCAGGCTGACATCGTTATCACCACCGCGCTGATTCCCGGCCGCAAGGCACCAACCCTGTTGAGCGCGCAAACCGTGGCCCAGATGAAACCGGGTTCGGTGGTCATCGACCTGGCGGCAGCCCAGGGCGGCAACTGCCCGCTGACCGTGGCCGATCAGGTGGTCGTCGAAAATGGCGTGACCATCGTTGGCCCGACCAACCTGGCCAGCGCCGTGGCGGCTGACGCTTCGGCGCTGTACGCCCGCAACCTGCTGGACTTCATGAAACTGTTGTTCGATAAAGAAGGACAACTGGTGATCAACCTTGAAGACGATATCGTCGCCGCGTGCCTGATGTGCCGCGACGGCCAGATCGTGCGCAAGAACGGCTGA
- a CDS encoding non-ribosomal peptide synthetase: MRRLDILLSGQSQALTDLALELEQHGHSLTRISPLDEVPGPADLLIDDGTSLQFSCQAPRLTLQLGLGLPQASGLPSLDVLCCHGSTLLARVPIADEPSGNGQALRMQAMTALVDHVALLVSRYSRDADYFQHAEPAVPARFERIESLRFLDSLAFMHRLNATADRRLQQLAQTPMIERLEQQCIQSADHPALSIDGNTLDYRQLHAHSRAIQQRLRPLLEQHQGLVVIGICLPKCSALYAGILAILGSGAVYLPLEPSHPLQRQQYILSNAGAVLLLHDGEHPLANEMPGLDISNIDAHEADLSQPLMRKRPDLDAPCMALYTSGTTGHPKGVLLSQANLAHFTHWYADYVQLTRQSRVLQFSSLGFDSSLIDIFPTLLQGAELIVPGDDQRRDPLQLVELIRHRQLSHAFLPPALLSILPLEQLQCLDHVMTGGDVCEPWVIEQLSRQGKLYNLYGPTEATVLITARKLLAGDNNRSLGAPIANSQVLILDDDFQPVAEQTVGELYIAGPGVCLGYLNNPQQTAERYLHLNLPDGRTLRVYRTGDMAKWTAEGIELCGRRDNQVKIRGFRVEPEEIERCLRDSQLYRQVAVVIDSQRRVLAFVAQPREDLTGTARQALKAHATQHLPDYMRPLAWTELTAMPYASNGKVDRKALLELPLNVTEHPPRRLPASADEALLLEIWAELLELPASDISTDESFFNLGGHSILLSRMLLRLREEFGRSISINRFIELPTLAKLATLVRGSGSEEALSEQAMRDAFRELDVQPLPVSRMGDVHKVIVTGANSFVGVHIVEALLAWGASEVACLVRDSNGQSAGERFAQALRENRLEHLDMSRVRVYAADITRPELGLAPEVYQLLDREFGALVHNAANVNHVLDYESLAPDNVEPIFECLRLCEGRSKKIFNFVSTLSASSTISADGRVLELPAAPTPPIYIKNGYNLSKWVGERILERARELGVRVNLYRPGNISFNSLTGVCQPHKNRLMLMLKGSIQLGQVPEFALNFDLMPVDFLARFIAFHASRYQPEQAVFNLHNPEPLSWDNYVASFREAGREFAMVSVADWQQQLGRVDSDNALFGVLGFYLNGFEEDIGDISMIGHDNAQAGVRLMGAHYPQKSPALLRRGCDYLKEINFI, translated from the coding sequence ATGAGACGTCTCGACATTTTGCTCAGCGGACAAAGCCAGGCCCTGACCGACCTGGCATTGGAACTCGAACAACACGGTCACTCATTGACGCGGATATCCCCACTCGACGAAGTGCCGGGGCCTGCGGATCTACTGATCGACGATGGCACGTCGCTTCAGTTCAGCTGTCAGGCGCCACGACTGACATTGCAGTTGGGCCTTGGCCTGCCGCAGGCATCCGGCCTGCCATCGCTGGACGTGTTGTGCTGCCATGGTTCAACGCTGCTGGCCCGTGTACCCATTGCCGATGAACCGTCGGGCAACGGCCAGGCGTTGCGTATGCAGGCCATGACAGCACTGGTTGACCACGTGGCGCTGCTGGTCAGCCGCTACTCGCGCGATGCCGATTATTTTCAACACGCCGAACCCGCCGTACCTGCCCGCTTCGAGCGCATAGAGAGCCTGCGGTTCCTGGACAGCCTCGCGTTCATGCATCGCCTCAATGCCACCGCCGACCGACGACTGCAGCAACTCGCGCAAACGCCGATGATCGAAAGGCTGGAACAGCAATGCATCCAGAGTGCCGACCATCCGGCCTTGAGCATCGACGGCAACACCCTCGACTATCGCCAGTTGCACGCCCACAGCCGCGCCATCCAGCAACGTCTGCGACCGCTGCTGGAGCAGCATCAAGGCTTGGTCGTCATCGGGATCTGCCTGCCCAAATGCAGTGCGCTGTATGCGGGAATCCTGGCGATCCTGGGCAGCGGCGCGGTGTACTTGCCGCTGGAGCCGAGCCATCCGTTGCAACGTCAGCAGTACATCCTGTCGAATGCCGGCGCGGTGTTGTTGCTGCATGACGGCGAGCATCCCCTGGCGAACGAGATGCCAGGGCTGGACATCAGCAATATCGACGCCCATGAAGCAGACCTCTCTCAACCTTTGATGCGCAAACGCCCCGACCTCGATGCGCCCTGCATGGCGCTCTACACCTCGGGTACCACCGGCCATCCGAAGGGCGTGTTGCTCAGCCAGGCTAACCTCGCGCACTTCACCCACTGGTACGCCGACTATGTACAGCTGACCCGCCAGAGCCGGGTGCTGCAGTTTTCTTCGTTGGGTTTCGACTCATCGCTGATCGATATCTTCCCGACCCTGTTGCAGGGCGCCGAGCTGATCGTGCCCGGCGATGACCAACGCCGCGATCCGCTGCAACTGGTGGAACTGATCCGTCATCGGCAATTGAGCCACGCCTTTTTACCGCCGGCGTTGTTGAGCATCCTGCCGCTGGAGCAATTGCAGTGCCTGGATCATGTGATGACCGGCGGCGATGTCTGCGAGCCGTGGGTCATCGAGCAGTTGAGCCGTCAGGGCAAGCTCTACAACCTCTACGGCCCCACTGAAGCCACGGTGCTGATTACCGCGCGCAAACTCCTAGCAGGCGACAACAACCGCTCGCTGGGCGCTCCAATCGCCAACAGCCAGGTGTTGATTCTCGATGACGACTTTCAACCGGTGGCCGAACAGACCGTCGGTGAGCTGTACATCGCTGGCCCGGGTGTGTGCCTGGGTTACCTGAACAACCCGCAGCAAACCGCTGAGCGCTATCTGCACTTGAACTTGCCTGATGGCCGGACCCTGCGCGTCTATCGCACCGGGGACATGGCGAAGTGGACGGCGGAAGGGATCGAGCTGTGCGGTCGGCGTGATAATCAGGTGAAGATTCGCGGCTTCCGGGTCGAACCGGAAGAGATTGAGCGCTGTCTGCGCGACAGTCAGTTGTACCGCCAGGTTGCCGTGGTAATCGATAGCCAGCGGCGGGTTCTGGCTTTCGTTGCCCAACCCCGGGAAGACCTTACCGGCACCGCTCGCCAAGCGTTGAAGGCCCACGCGACACAGCACCTGCCGGACTACATGCGCCCCCTTGCATGGACCGAGCTGACAGCCATGCCCTACGCCAGTAATGGCAAGGTCGACCGCAAAGCGCTTCTGGAGTTGCCGCTCAACGTCACCGAGCACCCTCCACGACGCCTGCCCGCCAGCGCCGATGAGGCCCTACTGCTGGAGATCTGGGCCGAGTTACTGGAGCTGCCGGCGAGCGACATTTCCACCGACGAAAGCTTCTTCAATCTGGGCGGGCATTCGATCCTGCTGTCGCGCATGCTCCTGCGACTGCGCGAGGAGTTCGGGCGCAGCATCTCGATCAACCGTTTCATCGAACTGCCCACTCTCGCGAAACTGGCGACACTGGTACGCGGCTCCGGCAGCGAAGAAGCGCTGAGCGAACAAGCCATGCGCGACGCCTTCCGCGAACTGGATGTTCAGCCGCTGCCCGTCAGCCGCATGGGCGATGTGCACAAGGTAATCGTCACCGGTGCCAACAGCTTTGTCGGTGTACACATCGTCGAGGCGCTGCTGGCCTGGGGTGCCAGCGAAGTCGCTTGCCTGGTTCGCGACAGCAATGGGCAATCGGCGGGCGAGCGCTTTGCCCAGGCGTTGCGGGAGAACCGTCTGGAGCATCTGGATATGAGCCGGGTGCGGGTTTACGCGGCAGACATCACGCGGCCGGAACTCGGTTTGGCGCCCGAGGTTTACCAGCTACTGGATCGAGAGTTTGGCGCACTGGTGCACAACGCGGCCAACGTCAATCACGTCCTCGATTACGAGTCGCTCGCCCCGGACAACGTCGAGCCGATTTTCGAGTGCTTGCGCCTGTGCGAAGGACGCAGCAAAAAAATCTTCAACTTCGTCTCGACGCTCTCGGCCTCCAGCACGATATCCGCCGACGGCCGAGTGCTTGAGTTGCCGGCCGCACCCACACCACCGATCTACATCAAGAACGGCTACAACCTGTCCAAATGGGTCGGCGAGCGCATCCTCGAACGGGCGCGGGAGCTTGGGGTGCGGGTCAATCTGTACCGACCCGGCAACATCAGCTTCAACAGCCTCACGGGCGTGTGCCAGCCGCACAAGAATCGCCTGATGCTGATGCTCAAGGGCTCGATTCAGCTTGGCCAGGTGCCGGAATTCGCCTTGAACTTCGATTTGATGCCGGTGGACTTCCTCGCCCGATTCATCGCCTTCCACGCCAGTCGTTATCAACCGGAACAAGCGGTGTTCAACCTACACAACCCCGAACCCTTGAGCTGGGACAACTACGTGGCGTCCTTCCGCGAAGCGGGCCGCGAATTCGCGATGGTCAGCGTCGCCGACTGGCAACAGCAACTGGGTCGGGTGGACAGCGACAACGCTCTGTTCGGCGTGCTGGGGTTCTACCTCAACGGCTTCGAGGAGGACATCGGCGACATCTCGATGATCGGTCACGACAACGCCCAGGCCGGTGTTCGGCTAATGGGCGCGCACTACCCGCAAAAGTCCCCGGCGCTGCTGCGTCGCGGCTGCGACTACCTCAAAGAAATCAATTTCATCTGA
- a CDS encoding SRPBCC family protein: MSTLQPDTLIKNPQGCHVVSSVDVPADAAQVWAVVGDFAGFDRFIPALSHIEMTGDGVSSLRKKVFKDGNLVVEQLNSRDDQARHMTWTTIYNTLGVANLWAAMSVEPLDAGKSRATWTIIAEPTQGGAEALPGFKDFVQGFADDAMNNVLKLFA; this comes from the coding sequence ATGAGTACTCTGCAACCCGACACCCTGATCAAAAACCCTCAAGGCTGCCACGTGGTGTCCTCGGTGGACGTGCCCGCCGATGCTGCGCAGGTATGGGCCGTAGTCGGTGACTTTGCCGGCTTCGATCGCTTCATCCCGGCGCTGTCGCACATCGAAATGACCGGTGATGGCGTGTCATCGCTGCGCAAAAAGGTTTTCAAGGACGGCAATCTGGTGGTCGAACAACTCAACTCCCGGGACGACCAGGCACGGCATATGACCTGGACCACTATCTACAACACTCTGGGTGTGGCCAATCTGTGGGCAGCGATGAGCGTTGAACCACTGGATGCGGGCAAGTCCCGAGCCACCTGGACCATCATTGCCGAACCGACGCAGGGTGGCGCCGAGGCACTGCCGGGCTTCAAAGACTTCGTACAGGGTTTTGCCGATGATGCGATGAACAATGTGCTGAAGCTGTTTGCATAA